A single window of Lutzomyia longipalpis isolate SR_M1_2022 chromosome 1, ASM2433408v1 DNA harbors:
- the LOC129787746 gene encoding dnaJ homolog subfamily A member 1-like gives MVKETAYYDILGVRPEASADDLKKAYRKLALKYHPDKNPNEGDKFKQISQAYEVLSDPEKRSIYDEGGESAIKKGGSGGGGGFTSPMDLFDMFFGGGFGGSRRRERRGKDLVHQLSVTLEEVYMGAVRKLALQKSVICDKCEGRGGKKGAIEKCLTCRGTGVETKIQQVAPGIVQHFEHMCRSCQGQGELIAAKDRCKNCNGKKTVRERKILEVHVEKGMRDEQKIVFSGEGDQEPDLQPGDIVIVLDEKEHPVFKRSREDLIMTMHLQLVEALCGFQKVIKTLDERDLVITSLPGEVIKHESFKCVLGEGMPQYKNPFEKGRLIIQFVVVFPESIPHEVIPALEMSLPGRPQVAVPIDAEECTLTELEPNHGHSHRFTNDDEEEYYMHGPRVQQCATS, from the exons ATGGTTAAGGAAACAGCTTATTACGATATCCTGGGTGTTCGACCAGAGGCATCAGCGGATGATTTGAAGAAGGCTTACCGGAAGTTGGCGCTCAAGTACCATCCGGACAAGAATCCCAATGAGGGTGATAAGTTCAAGCAGATCAGTCAGGCTTACGAAGTGCTGTCCGATCCAGAAAAACGCAGCATTTATGACGAAGGTGGTGAATCGGCGATCAAGAAAGGTGGTTCCGGTGGTGGTGGAGGCTTTACGAGCCCCATGGATCTCTTTGATATGTTTTTTGGTGGAGGCTTCGGAGGGAGCAg ACGCCGAGAACGCCGTGGGAAGGACCTAGTGCATCAGCTGAGCGTCACACTGGAGGAAGTGTACATGGGGGCTGTGCGGAAGTTGGCGCTCCAGAAGAGCGTGATTTGTGATAAATGCGAAGGGCGCGGCGGCAAGAAGGGTGCAATTGAGAAGTGCCTGACCTGCCGAGGGACGGGCGTGGAGACGAAAATCCAGCAAGTTGCCCCGGGGATTGTGCAGCACTTTGAGCACATGTGCCGCAGCTGTCAGGGCCAGGGGGAGCTTATTGCGGCCAAGGATCGCTGCAAGAACTGCAATGGGAAGAAGACGGTGCGTGAGCGGAAGATTCTCGAGGTGCACGTGGAGAAGGGAATGCGCGACGAGCAGAAGATTGTCTTTTCGGGTGAGGGAGATCAAGAGCCAGATCTGCAGCCGGGTGATATTGTCATTGTGCTGGATGAGAAGGAGCATCCGGTGTTTAAGCGATCACGCGAAGATTTGATAATGACGATGCACCTGCAACTTGTGGAGGCACTCTGTGGCTTCCAGAAGGTGATTAAGACACTCGATGAGAGGGATTTGGTCATAACATCCCTCCCTGGGGAGGTGATTAAGCATGAATCATTCAAATGTGTCCTTGGCGAGGGGATGCCACAGTACAAGAATCCATTCGAAAAGGGACGTCTCATCATACAGTTTGTCGTTGTTTTCCCGGAAAGTATCCCACATGAGGTGATTCCAGCGCTCGAAATGAGTCTCCCTGGACGACCGCAAGTAGCAGTTCCCATTGATGCAGAGGAATGCACACTG acGGAACTTGAACCAAATCACGGTCACAGTCACAGATTTACTAATGATGACGAAGAGGAGTACTACATGCATGGTCCACGTGTCCAACAATGTGCTACTAgctaa